The DNA segment TCACCCTCACGTTTGACGCGGTCGGGCAGCCAGTTAATACCATGAATGCCGCTTTTCGTAGCGCCCTCAAGGCGAGCGTGGAGCGTCTTAGGGCTGAGTCCGCAACAATCAAGGGTGTCATCATTACGTCAGCTAAGAGTACTTTTTTCGCTGGTGGCGACCTTGGTGAGTTGCGCAGTTTGGGACCAGACGATGCCGGATCGGTTTTTGCCATGGTTGAGTCCCTCAAGGTTGATCTGCGTGCGATTGAGACCTTGGGCGTACCCGTGGTTGCCGCCATTAATGGCAGCGCCCTCGGCGGTGGATGGGAAATAGCTCTATGCTGTCATCACCGGGTGATGATTCAGGATGCACGCCAAAAAATCGGCCTACCGGAAGTCACTTTGGGCCTGTTGCCAGGCGCTGGTGGCATCGTACGTACAGTAAGGTTGGTGGGACTTGAGGCCGCTTTACCCCTGCTTCTTGAAGGTAAACAGCTCTCGCCTGAGGCAGCGCTCAAAGCGGGGCTTATCCACGGTCTTGCTAAAGATAAAGATCAGCTCCTGCGCGACGCGACTCAGTGGATCCTCGCCAATCCTGGTAGCAAACAAATTTTCGACCAAGACGGTTACAAGGTCCCTGGTGGGACGCCAAAACAGCCCAAGCTAGGCGAGATGCTTCCGATTGCTCCAGCGATGCTGCTTGATAAAACTAAAGGCTGCTACCCGGCTCCTGATGCCATTCTCGCGGCGGCGGTGGAGTCACTGCAAGTCGACATCGCTGCAGCTCTTCGCATCGAAAGTCGCTACTTTGCCCAAGTAGCTACGAGCCAAGTGGCGCGCAACATGATTTCGACATTTTGGTTCCAGCTTAATGCCGTCAAGGCGGGCGAAAATCGGCCCAAAGGCACCGCAGAGACCAGGTGTCAGACGGTGGGCGTGCTCGGGGCTGGGATGATGGGTGCTGGGATTGCTTACGTTGCGGCCAAAGCTGGCATCAAAGTGTTTCTTAAAGATGTCAGTATCGAAGCTGCAGCAAAAGGGAAGCAGTACAGTGTTAAGTTGCTCGATGACCGTATCAAGAAGGGGCAGATGACCGAGGCGCAGCGCGATCAGATCTTGGAGCGCATCGTACTGATTGACACGTACGAACCCCTAGCAGCGGCTGACATGGTGATCGAGGCAGTATTTGAAGACCGCAAGATCAAAAATGATGTCCTTAGTAAGACCGCAGCACAACTCCCCACGGGTGCGATACTTGCCTCGAATACATCGACGCTGCCCATTACGAGCCTGGCGGCATCGACGCCCAAACGCGATCATTTTGTTGGTCTGCATTTCTTCTCGCCCGTCGATAAGATGCAACTAGTAGAAATCATCCGTGGCACTGAAACCTCGCCAGAGACAGTAGCTCGTGCGTTCGATTTTGTCCGACAAATTGACAAAGTGCCGATCATCGTCAACGACAGTCGTGGTTTTTACACCTCGCGCGTCTTTGGTGCTTTCACGCAAGAGGGGATCGCCATGCTTGGTGAGGGGCAGGAGGCTGTCGCTATCGAGCGTGCAGCTATCCAAGCCGGGATGCCAGTCGGGCCGCTGGCGGTTTCGGACGAGGTGAGTCTCAGTCTTTTCGATCTCGTCCGTCGCGCTACCGAGGCCGATCTCAAAGCTGCTGGTAAGCCGGTCCCCCATCATCCCGCTTACGACGTCATTAGCCAGATGCTCGAAAAACATGGGCGCAAAGGCAAAGCCGCAGGCAGTGGATTTTACGAGTACCCGGCGGATGGTCGCAAGTTTATCTGGCCTGAGTTGCGTAAGATCTTCGGCGGTAGAAAGCAGATTCCATTCGAAGACATGAAAGACCGTATTTTGTTTATTCAGGCCATCGAAACCGTACGCATTCTTGAGGAAAAAGTCTTAACCACAGTCGGCGATGCCAACATAGGCTCGATTTTTGGTTTTGGCTTTGCTCCCTGGAGCGGAGGCACGCTGCAATTTATCAATAGCTACGGTGTCAGGGAATTTACCGAGCGAGCGAAAAAGCTGGCCGACGCTTACGGTGGACGTTTTACGCCACCCAAGC comes from the Deltaproteobacteria bacterium genome and includes:
- a CDS encoding 3-hydroxyacyl-CoA dehydrogenase, which encodes MSDIRFDKDQHGIVTLTFDAVGQPVNTMNAAFRSALKASVERLRAESATIKGVIITSAKSTFFAGGDLGELRSLGPDDAGSVFAMVESLKVDLRAIETLGVPVVAAINGSALGGGWEIALCCHHRVMIQDARQKIGLPEVTLGLLPGAGGIVRTVRLVGLEAALPLLLEGKQLSPEAALKAGLIHGLAKDKDQLLRDATQWILANPGSKQIFDQDGYKVPGGTPKQPKLGEMLPIAPAMLLDKTKGCYPAPDAILAAAVESLQVDIAAALRIESRYFAQVATSQVARNMISTFWFQLNAVKAGENRPKGTAETRCQTVGVLGAGMMGAGIAYVAAKAGIKVFLKDVSIEAAAKGKQYSVKLLDDRIKKGQMTEAQRDQILERIVLIDTYEPLAAADMVIEAVFEDRKIKNDVLSKTAAQLPTGAILASNTSTLPITSLAASTPKRDHFVGLHFFSPVDKMQLVEIIRGTETSPETVARAFDFVRQIDKVPIIVNDSRGFYTSRVFGAFTQEGIAMLGEGQEAVAIERAAIQAGMPVGPLAVSDEVSLSLFDLVRRATEADLKAAGKPVPHHPAYDVISQMLEKHGRKGKAAGSGFYEYPADGRKFIWPELRKIFGGRKQIPFEDMKDRILFIQAIETVRILEEKVLTTVGDANIGSIFGFGFAPWSGGTLQFINSYGVREFTERAKKLADAYGGRFTPPKLLLDKSERNENF